In one Kitasatospora cineracea genomic region, the following are encoded:
- a CDS encoding YbjN domain-containing protein — protein MAAKDDALTLLHAALDQAGVAWEPAAADPYTVVAALPGTRKLSTACALRVGDHTLSVNAFVIRRPDENHAEFHRWLLERNTRMFGVAYAVDRLGDVYLAGRLPLEAVTPDAVDRLLGSVLENADEPFNTLLELGFATAIRREWEWRTKRGESTRNLAAFAHLASTADPSADGTAPAADGTAPSTGETPPAGA, from the coding sequence ATGGCAGCCAAGGACGACGCACTCACCCTCCTGCACGCCGCGCTCGACCAGGCCGGGGTGGCCTGGGAGCCGGCCGCCGCCGACCCGTACACCGTGGTCGCCGCGCTGCCCGGCACGCGGAAGCTCTCCACGGCCTGCGCGCTGCGGGTCGGCGACCACACGCTGTCGGTGAACGCCTTCGTGATCCGGCGGCCGGACGAGAACCACGCGGAGTTCCATCGTTGGCTGCTGGAGCGCAACACGAGGATGTTCGGGGTCGCGTACGCGGTCGACCGGCTCGGCGACGTCTACCTGGCGGGCCGGCTCCCGCTGGAGGCGGTGACCCCGGACGCGGTGGACCGGCTGCTGGGCAGCGTGCTGGAGAACGCCGACGAGCCGTTCAACACCCTGCTGGAGCTCGGTTTCGCCACCGCGATCCGGCGCGAGTGGGAGTGGCGGACCAAGCGCGGCGAGTCCACCCGCAACCTCGCGGCGTTCGCGCACCTGGCGAGCACGGCCGACCCCTCGGCGGACGGGACCGCCCCCGCGGCGGACGGGACCGCCCCCTCGACGGGCGAGACCCCTCCCGCCGGAGCCTGA
- a CDS encoding SLATT domain-containing protein, with the protein MDTEFAGTAESAAAQRKLAWLEIELAAELKERRRRRDWDRRRALTLQLATVSLSALVTVLLGLKVGEPAASRLADLALVAGALVTVLAAWAAFFGYRTLWIQRADTVHRLNSLRRRLGLLKAEYGDTVPEAARLTPLIDEYQAILEDDHDSWVRLRQSEAGGAAG; encoded by the coding sequence ATGGACACCGAATTCGCCGGAACCGCCGAATCCGCCGCCGCACAAAGGAAGTTGGCCTGGCTGGAGATCGAACTCGCGGCGGAGCTGAAGGAACGCCGACGCCGCCGCGACTGGGACCGGCGGCGGGCGCTCACCCTGCAACTGGCCACCGTCAGCCTGTCCGCGCTGGTCACCGTGCTGCTCGGCCTGAAGGTCGGCGAACCCGCGGCCAGCCGACTGGCCGACCTCGCGCTGGTGGCCGGCGCACTGGTCACGGTGCTGGCCGCCTGGGCGGCGTTCTTCGGGTACCGCACGCTGTGGATCCAACGCGCCGACACCGTGCACCGGTTGAACTCGCTGCGCCGCCGCCTCGGCCTGCTGAAGGCCGAGTACGGCGACACGGTGCCGGAGGCGGCCCGGCTGACACCGCTGATCGACGAGTACCAGGCGATCCTGGAGGACGACCACGACTCCTGGGTCCGGCTGCGACAGAGCGAAGCGGGCGGCGCGGCCGGCTGA
- a CDS encoding MDR family MFS transporter, which produces MPLAARLAAEARRAGGGLPRQFWWLWTSTLVNRLGGFVVTFLAMYLTHERGYSAAYAGLVASLFGLGSAVASIGAGVLTDRLGRRPTLLAAQLATALFTAVLGFTDGPVAIAAVAFLVGLASNASRPAVSAMIADLVPAADRVRAYALNYWAINIGFGASAAVAGLIAVHGYLTLFLLDAVTTLLCAVVVFVKVPETHPEPKAAPAADAPRVGLGTVFRDGPFMAVVAVNLLLALVVQQGSTTLPVDMGRHGLSAAQFGLVISLNGVLIVLLQLPLTRLMEGRDRTALLVAGALLTGWGFGLTALAGSSAALYALTVAIWTIGEIVTAPTMMALVAEHSPARARGRYQGVYSLSWSLASFAGPLGGGLLLQYAGSWALWGGCAAAGTLAAAAFVLLGRHRPEPPTADEPSLPTPVETAA; this is translated from the coding sequence ATGCCCCTCGCCGCCCGTCTGGCCGCCGAAGCACGCAGAGCGGGCGGCGGGCTCCCCCGCCAGTTCTGGTGGCTGTGGACGTCCACCCTGGTGAACCGCCTCGGCGGCTTCGTGGTCACCTTCCTGGCGATGTACCTCACCCACGAGCGCGGCTACTCGGCGGCGTACGCGGGCCTGGTGGCCTCGCTGTTCGGGCTCGGCTCGGCGGTGGCCTCGATCGGCGCGGGCGTGCTGACCGACCGGCTGGGGCGCCGTCCGACGCTGCTGGCCGCGCAGTTGGCGACGGCGCTGTTCACCGCGGTGCTCGGGTTCACCGACGGCCCGGTGGCGATCGCCGCGGTGGCCTTCCTGGTCGGCCTGGCGAGCAACGCGTCCCGCCCGGCGGTGAGCGCGATGATCGCCGACCTGGTGCCGGCCGCGGACCGGGTCCGGGCGTACGCGCTGAACTACTGGGCGATCAACATCGGCTTCGGCGCCTCCGCCGCGGTGGCCGGACTGATCGCCGTGCACGGCTACCTGACGCTGTTCCTGCTGGACGCGGTGACCACCCTGCTGTGCGCGGTGGTGGTGTTCGTGAAGGTCCCGGAGACCCACCCCGAGCCGAAGGCCGCCCCGGCCGCGGACGCGCCCCGGGTCGGACTGGGCACGGTGTTCCGGGACGGCCCGTTCATGGCCGTGGTCGCGGTGAACCTGCTGCTGGCCCTGGTCGTCCAGCAGGGCTCCACCACACTGCCGGTCGACATGGGCCGGCACGGCCTCTCGGCCGCCCAGTTCGGCCTGGTGATCAGCCTGAACGGGGTGCTCATCGTGCTGCTCCAACTCCCGCTCACCCGGCTGATGGAGGGCCGCGACCGGACCGCCCTGCTGGTCGCGGGCGCGCTGCTGACCGGCTGGGGCTTCGGCCTGACCGCGCTGGCCGGCTCGTCCGCCGCGCTGTACGCGCTGACGGTGGCGATCTGGACGATCGGCGAGATCGTCACCGCGCCCACCATGATGGCGCTGGTCGCCGAACACTCCCCCGCCCGGGCCCGCGGCCGCTACCAGGGCGTCTACTCGCTCTCCTGGTCGCTGGCCTCGTTCGCCGGACCGCTGGGCGGCGGCCTGCTGCTCCAGTACGCGGGCAGCTGGGCCCTGTGGGGCGGCTGCGCGGCCGCCGGCACCCTGGCCGCCGCCGCCTTCGTCCTCCTTGGCCGCCACCGCCCCGAACCCCCGACGGCCGACGAACCGTCCCTCCCCACCCCGGTGGAGACGGCGGCCTGA
- a CDS encoding phosphoglyceromutase, translating to MADTTYRLILLRHGESQWNQKNLFTGWVDVDLNEKGEKEAARGGELLLAEGLLPDVLHTSLLRRAIRTSQIALDKADRHWIPVRRSWRLNERHYGALQGKDKAQTLAEFGEEQFQLWRRSYDTPPPALADDAEYSQAGDARYAEIPSELRPNTECLKDVVDRMLPYWYDAIVPDLAAGNTVLVTAHGNSLRALVKHLDGISDEAIAGLNIPTGIPLVYELDADFKPVTPGGRYLDPEAAAAAIEAVKNQGKK from the coding sequence ATGGCTGACACGACCTATCGCTTGATCCTGCTCCGCCACGGCGAGAGCCAGTGGAACCAGAAGAACCTGTTCACCGGTTGGGTCGACGTCGACCTCAACGAGAAGGGCGAGAAGGAGGCCGCCCGCGGCGGCGAACTCCTGCTCGCCGAGGGCCTGCTGCCGGACGTGCTGCACACCTCGCTGCTGCGCCGCGCCATCCGCACCTCGCAGATCGCCCTCGACAAGGCCGACCGCCACTGGATCCCGGTCCGCCGCAGCTGGCGCCTGAACGAGCGCCACTACGGCGCCCTGCAGGGCAAGGACAAGGCCCAGACCCTGGCCGAGTTCGGCGAGGAGCAGTTCCAGCTCTGGCGCCGCTCCTACGACACCCCGCCGCCGGCCCTCGCCGACGACGCCGAGTACTCCCAGGCCGGCGACGCCCGCTACGCCGAGATCCCGTCCGAGCTGCGCCCGAACACCGAGTGCCTCAAGGACGTCGTCGACCGGATGCTCCCCTACTGGTACGACGCCATCGTGCCGGACCTCGCGGCGGGCAACACCGTCCTGGTCACCGCCCACGGCAACAGCCTGCGCGCCCTGGTCAAGCACCTCGACGGCATCTCCGACGAGGCCATCGCCGGCCTCAACATCCCCACCGGCATCCCGCTCGTCTACGAGCTCGACGCCGACTTCAAGCCGGTCACCCCCGGTGGCCGCTACCTCGACCCGGAGGCTGCCGCGGCCGCCATCGAGGCCGTGAAGAACCAGGGCAAGAAGTAA